Proteins encoded in a region of the Aphelocoma coerulescens isolate FSJ_1873_10779 chromosome 28, UR_Acoe_1.0, whole genome shotgun sequence genome:
- the SF3A2 gene encoding splicing factor 3A subunit 2: MDFQHRPGGKTGSGGVASASESNRDRRERLRQLALETIDINKDPYFMKNHLGSYECKLCLTLHNNEGSYLAHTQGKKHQTNLARRAAKEAKEAPAQPAPEKVKVEVKKFVKIGRPGYKVTKQRDPETGQQSLLFQIDYPEIAESIMPRHRFMSAYEQRIEPPDRRWQYLLMAAEPYETIAFKVPSREIDKAEGKFWTHWNRETKQFFLQFHFKMEKPPAPPNLPPGPPTVKRPPPPPLMNGLPPRPPLPDSMPPPPPGGMALPPMPPSGPVPPPPVPPQLPPAPGVPPPAPLPPMMRPPLPTEGPGTIPPPPPSN; the protein is encoded by the exons ATGGATTTCCAGCACCGCCCGGGGGGTAAAACGGGCAGCGGGGGCGTCGCCTCGGCCTCCGAGAGCAACCGGGAccggcgggagcggctgcgGCAGCTGGCCCTGGAGACCATCGACATCAACAAG GACCCCTATTTTATGAAAAATCATCTGGGCTCCTACGAGTGCAAGCTTTGCCTGACGCTCCACAACAATGAG gGGAGTTACTTAGCACATACCCAGGGGAAGAAGCATCAGACCAATTT GGCCCGACGAGCTGCCAAGGAAGCCAAGGAggcccctgcccagcctgcccCAGAGAAGGTCAAAGTGGAAGTGAAGAAATTTGTGAAAATTGGGCGCCCAGGCTACAAAG tgaCCAAACAGAGAGACCCAGAAACAGGCcagcagagccttctcttccag ATCGATTACCCCGAGATAGCTGAGAGCATCATGCCCCGGCACCGCTTCATGTCGGCCTACGAGCAGCGCATCGAGCCCCCGGACCGGCGCTGGCAGTACCTGCTGATGGCAGCAGAGCCCTACGAGACCATCGCCTTCAAG GTGCCAAGCAGAGAAATTGATAAGGCAGAGGGAAAGTTTTGGACTCACTGGAACAGAGAAACCAAACAG ttcttCCTTCAATTCCACTTCAAGATGGAgaagcccccggcccccccaaacctccccccggggcccccGACCGTCAAgcggccgccgccccctcccctgaTGAACGGGctgcccccgcggccccccctgCCCGACTCCatgcccccccctccccctgggGGCATGGCcctgccccccatgcccccctccgggccagtgccacccccaccagtgcccccccagctgcccccagcgcCAGGGGTGCCCCcccctgctcccctgccccccaTGAtgcggccgccgctccccacAGAGGGGCCGGGCaccatcccccctccccctccctccaaCTGA
- the AMH gene encoding muellerian-inhibiting factor isoform X1, which produces MSALRGLLLCVVLLLPSAALPRKGERDSPTELSLLEEPGLEAEGRKVGNGSLQETPRSRRAAATRLFSKPEPGAKCLQGMAEEGGPGWSRSNPQPWPIGGLEGPVCRVRMEQDGATPRHLEVVGVLSHYESGFIKLLRRRRSWDGNFPGTFGLCRAGEAGAAPHPLQRIHEHVLEPGLERFLVLHLEEVQWGAQAKLRFQLVFQAEVGRALGELQAAVMLFYLGRREGSGHPHELLVTGPGLARDQRLCLSRDTQYLALAAAAASVTRSAERLRFSASLAIHGGAGAGAPLPRTEVQQLLFGSDDKCFTRMTPVLLLLAKSRRQEEEEEEEEALAPPSYLSAEGVLDTAPYPQLSPLQAGTEELPTPTVPSQANTSSPAPGGSAQFLAILTRFIRQLLSSSSEPPPQPSAHHWLDFQAMETLPHQLLNLSEEAALERLVQSEEPSVLLFPQDSGTVLEQHLGDWQPEGTVLQLLIGKLQVVIQELRDVPAFQANAALFQHLLTFCYYPAEPGQAEAAERGPGSRKLRTLLLLKALQSVRARWQERRKVQRQNRSARHQAYCRLQELTIDLRDRHFIVMPTVYAANNCEGPCRLPLSTRVPSYFSHTVLLLGMQERGSPLRRAPCCVPVRYSDQLIISLSSDGLEIRKFPNMVAEECGCR; this is translated from the exons ATGAGCGCTCTCAGGGGGCTCCTGCTGTGcgtggtgctgctgctcccctctgcagctctgcccaggaaaGGGGAACGGGATTCCCCGACGGAGCTGAGCCTGCTGGAAGAGCCGGGGCTGGAAGCAGAGGGGAGAAAGGTGGGAAATGGAAGTTTACAGGAGACACCCAGGTCCAGGAGGGCTGCTGCCACTCGCCTCTTCTCTAAGCCCGAGCCGGGAGCCAAATGCCtgcagggaatggctgaggagGGCGGCCCGGGCTGGTCCCGCTCCAACCCGCAGCCCTGGCCCATCGGGGGGCTGGAAGGGCCCGTGTGCAGGGTGAGGATGGAGCAGGACGGGGCCACCCCGAGGCACCTGGAGGTGGTGGGTGTGCTCAGCCACTACGAGAGCGGCTTCATCAAACTGCTGAGGCGCCGCCGGAGCTGGGACGGGAACTTCCCGGGGACCTTTGGGCTGTGCCGGGCCGGGGAGGCGGgggctgctccccatcccctgcAGAGGATCCACGAGCACGTGCTGGAGCCGGGGCTGGAGAGATTCCTCGTCCTGCACCTGGAGGAAG TGCAGTGGGGAGCGCAGGCGAAGCTGCGGTTCCAGCTGGTTTTCCAGGCGGAGGTGGGCCGGGCGCTGGGGGAGCTGCAGGCGGCCGTGATGCTCTTCTACCTGGGCCGCCGGGAGGGCTCCGGGCACCCGCACGAGCTGCTGGTCACCGGCCCGGGGCTGGCGAGGGACCAG AGGCTCTGTCTCTCCAGGGACACGCAGTACCTGGCCCTGGCAGCCGCCGCAGCCTCGGTCACCCGCAGCGCGGAGCGGCTCCGCTTCTCGGCTTCGCTGGCCATCCACGGCGGCGCGGGAG caggtgcccccctgccccgcacggaggtgcagcagctcctgttcGGCTCCGATGACAAATGTTTCACCCGGATGACcccggtgctgctgctgctggccaagtcacggcggcaggaggaggaagaggaggaagaggaggcttTGGCCCCACCCTCCTACCTCTCTGCTGAGGGGGTGCTGGACACGGCTCCGTACCCGCAGCTCAG CCCACTCCAGGCCGGGACCGAGGAGCTGCCGACTCCCACTGTCCCGAGTCAAGCCAACACTTCGTCTCCAGCGCCCGGTGGCAGCGCCCAGTTCCTGGCAATCCTGACCCGGTTCATCCGGCAGCTCCTGAGCTCCTCCAGCGAGCCGCCCCCCCAGCCCAGCGCCCACCACTGGCTGGACTTCCAGGCGATGGAGACCCTCCCTCACCAGCTGCTCAACCTGTCGGAGGAGGCGGCGCTGGAGCGGCTGGTGCAGTCTGAGGAGCCCTCGGTGCTGCTGTTCCCCCAGGATAGCGGGACCGTGCTGGAGCAGCACCTGGGGGACTGGCAGCCGGAGGGCAccgtgctgcagctgctgataGGCAAACTGCAGGTGGTCATCCAGGAACTCAGGGACGTCCCGGCTTTCCAAGCCAACGCGGCGCTTTTCCAGCACCTCCTGACCTTCTGCTACTACCCAGCAGAGCCGGGGCAGGCCGAGGCGGCCGAGCGGGGGCCGGGCTCTCGGAAGCTGCgcacgctgctgctgctgaaggcgCTGCAGTCGGTGCGGGCGCGCTGGCAGGAGCGCAGGAAGGTGCAGCGGCAGAACCGCAGCGCGCGGCACCAGGCGTACTGCCGGCTGCAGGAGCTCACCATCGACCTGCGCGACCGCCACTTCATCGTCATGCCCACCGTGTACGCGGCCAACAACTGCGAGGGGCCCTGCCGGCTGCCGCTGTCCACGCGCGTCCCCAGCTACTTCTCGCAcacggtgctgctgctgggcatgCAGGAGCGGGGCTCGCCGCTGCGCAGGGCTCCCTGCTGCGTGCCCGTGCGCTACTCGGACCAGCTCATCATCAGCCTCTCCTCGGACGGGCTGGAGATCCGCAAGTTCCCCAACATGGTGGCAGAGGAGTGCGGCTGCCGGTGA
- the AMH gene encoding muellerian-inhibiting factor isoform X2, whose product MSALRGLLLCVVLLLPSAALPRKGERDSPTELSLLEEPGLEAEGRKVGNGSLQETPRSRRAAATRLFSKPEPGAKCLQGMAEEGGPGWSRSNPQPWPIGGLEGPVCRVRMEQDGATPRHLEVVGVLSHYESGFIKLLRRRRSWDGNFPGTFGLCRAGEAGAAPHPLQRIHEHVLEPGLERFLVLHLEEVQWGAQAKLRFQLVFQAEVGRALGELQAAVMLFYLGRREGSGHPHELLVTGPGLARDQRLCLSRDTQYLALAAAAASVTRSAERLRFSASLAIHGGAGGAPLPRTEVQQLLFGSDDKCFTRMTPVLLLLAKSRRQEEEEEEEEALAPPSYLSAEGVLDTAPYPQLSPLQAGTEELPTPTVPSQANTSSPAPGGSAQFLAILTRFIRQLLSSSSEPPPQPSAHHWLDFQAMETLPHQLLNLSEEAALERLVQSEEPSVLLFPQDSGTVLEQHLGDWQPEGTVLQLLIGKLQVVIQELRDVPAFQANAALFQHLLTFCYYPAEPGQAEAAERGPGSRKLRTLLLLKALQSVRARWQERRKVQRQNRSARHQAYCRLQELTIDLRDRHFIVMPTVYAANNCEGPCRLPLSTRVPSYFSHTVLLLGMQERGSPLRRAPCCVPVRYSDQLIISLSSDGLEIRKFPNMVAEECGCR is encoded by the exons ATGAGCGCTCTCAGGGGGCTCCTGCTGTGcgtggtgctgctgctcccctctgcagctctgcccaggaaaGGGGAACGGGATTCCCCGACGGAGCTGAGCCTGCTGGAAGAGCCGGGGCTGGAAGCAGAGGGGAGAAAGGTGGGAAATGGAAGTTTACAGGAGACACCCAGGTCCAGGAGGGCTGCTGCCACTCGCCTCTTCTCTAAGCCCGAGCCGGGAGCCAAATGCCtgcagggaatggctgaggagGGCGGCCCGGGCTGGTCCCGCTCCAACCCGCAGCCCTGGCCCATCGGGGGGCTGGAAGGGCCCGTGTGCAGGGTGAGGATGGAGCAGGACGGGGCCACCCCGAGGCACCTGGAGGTGGTGGGTGTGCTCAGCCACTACGAGAGCGGCTTCATCAAACTGCTGAGGCGCCGCCGGAGCTGGGACGGGAACTTCCCGGGGACCTTTGGGCTGTGCCGGGCCGGGGAGGCGGgggctgctccccatcccctgcAGAGGATCCACGAGCACGTGCTGGAGCCGGGGCTGGAGAGATTCCTCGTCCTGCACCTGGAGGAAG TGCAGTGGGGAGCGCAGGCGAAGCTGCGGTTCCAGCTGGTTTTCCAGGCGGAGGTGGGCCGGGCGCTGGGGGAGCTGCAGGCGGCCGTGATGCTCTTCTACCTGGGCCGCCGGGAGGGCTCCGGGCACCCGCACGAGCTGCTGGTCACCGGCCCGGGGCTGGCGAGGGACCAG AGGCTCTGTCTCTCCAGGGACACGCAGTACCTGGCCCTGGCAGCCGCCGCAGCCTCGGTCACCCGCAGCGCGGAGCGGCTCCGCTTCTCGGCTTCGCTGGCCATCCACGGCGGCGCGGGAG gtgcccccctgccccgcacggaggtgcagcagctcctgttcGGCTCCGATGACAAATGTTTCACCCGGATGACcccggtgctgctgctgctggccaagtcacggcggcaggaggaggaagaggaggaagaggaggcttTGGCCCCACCCTCCTACCTCTCTGCTGAGGGGGTGCTGGACACGGCTCCGTACCCGCAGCTCAG CCCACTCCAGGCCGGGACCGAGGAGCTGCCGACTCCCACTGTCCCGAGTCAAGCCAACACTTCGTCTCCAGCGCCCGGTGGCAGCGCCCAGTTCCTGGCAATCCTGACCCGGTTCATCCGGCAGCTCCTGAGCTCCTCCAGCGAGCCGCCCCCCCAGCCCAGCGCCCACCACTGGCTGGACTTCCAGGCGATGGAGACCCTCCCTCACCAGCTGCTCAACCTGTCGGAGGAGGCGGCGCTGGAGCGGCTGGTGCAGTCTGAGGAGCCCTCGGTGCTGCTGTTCCCCCAGGATAGCGGGACCGTGCTGGAGCAGCACCTGGGGGACTGGCAGCCGGAGGGCAccgtgctgcagctgctgataGGCAAACTGCAGGTGGTCATCCAGGAACTCAGGGACGTCCCGGCTTTCCAAGCCAACGCGGCGCTTTTCCAGCACCTCCTGACCTTCTGCTACTACCCAGCAGAGCCGGGGCAGGCCGAGGCGGCCGAGCGGGGGCCGGGCTCTCGGAAGCTGCgcacgctgctgctgctgaaggcgCTGCAGTCGGTGCGGGCGCGCTGGCAGGAGCGCAGGAAGGTGCAGCGGCAGAACCGCAGCGCGCGGCACCAGGCGTACTGCCGGCTGCAGGAGCTCACCATCGACCTGCGCGACCGCCACTTCATCGTCATGCCCACCGTGTACGCGGCCAACAACTGCGAGGGGCCCTGCCGGCTGCCGCTGTCCACGCGCGTCCCCAGCTACTTCTCGCAcacggtgctgctgctgggcatgCAGGAGCGGGGCTCGCCGCTGCGCAGGGCTCCCTGCTGCGTGCCCGTGCGCTACTCGGACCAGCTCATCATCAGCCTCTCCTCGGACGGGCTGGAGATCCGCAAGTTCCCCAACATGGTGGCAGAGGAGTGCGGCTGCCGGTGA
- the JSRP1 gene encoding junctional sarcoplasmic reticulum protein 1, whose amino-acid sequence MGGQEGWVGGLLGRGSASQGLQLDLGAVDDRPCHGQSVPGLGGHPWPTWPGQWPRSDQQPRKAVPADANAPVSSDSHGDSGGAHGIEEQSPRRGVSEQEPDMPEPAPLGGDRKAAEKKRVEKVGAKGSAAGPPVPRTLPVQSKVEPPSLDPAEEPLLWEGLTLNKCILVASVVALLSVTFQVLQAPCSKEGIARGRQEPPPPPIPEVVSPKVEEIPEVVTAQPAPPPPESSVVEDDGDDEDGDDDDDSEADSNLAEPWIFKKWFGRTTPEDGDKDEDKDEDEDKDEEPADVPEVPVAVMEGKKSQEKQKKVEKEEEEEEEEKEEKEEEEEEEEEEEEEEKKKKEKKEKAREGRAVRAERSSRRDARAKDRTPWDKPGRAPRAPREPEQQPQKKRDREKKERKERRRERDESRREGWKGRPGRAEGGRESPRRDWKLQKGRKPWEPAPGRDGRAREGKRRD is encoded by the exons ATGGGCGGGCAGGAGGGATGGGTGGGAGGGCtcctgggcaggggcagcgccagccaagggctgcagctggacctgggggctgtggatgaccggccctgccatgggcaaagtGTCCCTGGCCTTGGTGGCCACCCCTGGCCTACTTGGCCTGGGCAGTGGCCGCGCTCGGACCAGCAGCCCAGGAAGGCTGTTCCTGCAG ATGCCAACGCTCCGGTGAGCAGCGACAGCCACGGGGACAGCGGTGGAGCCCAT GGAATAGAGGAGCAGAGCCCCCGGCGCGGTGTCTCCGAGCAGGAGCCGGACATGCCAGAGCCAGCCCCGCTCGGCGGGGACAGGAAAGCGGCGGAGAAGAAGCGGGTGGAGAAGGTGGGAGCCAagggcagcgctgccgggcctCCAG TCCCCAGGACCCTCCCCGTGCAGAGCAAGGTGGAGCCGCCCAGCCTGGACCCTGCAGAGGAGCCGCTGCTCTGGGAAGGGCTCACCCTCAACAAGTGCATCCTGGTGGCCTCCGTGGTCGCCCTGCTCAGCGTCACCTTCCAGGTGCTCCAAG CACCATGCTCCAAGGAGGGAATCGCCCGCGGCCGGCAGGAACCTCCGCCCCCTCCCATTCCCG aGGTCGTCAGCCCCAAGGTGGAGGAGATCCCAGAGGTGGTGACGGCCCAGcctgcgccgccgccgccggagAGCAGCGTGGTGGAGGATGATGGTGATGACGAAGACGGTGACGATGACGATGACAGCGAAGCTGACAGCAACCTG gCAGAACCCTGGATCTTCAAGAAGTGGTTTGGCCGCACAACACCAGAGGATGGGGACAAGGATGAGGacaaggatgaggatgaggacaaGGACGAAGAACCTGCAGATGTCCCCGAGGTGCCAGTGGCTGTGATGGAGGGGAAGAAGAGCCAGGAGAAGCAGAAGAaggtggagaaggaggaggaggaggaagaagaagaaaaagaggagaaggaggaagaggaggaggaggaggaagaggaggaggaggaggagaagaagaagaaggagaagaaggagaaagccCGGGAAGGCCGTGCTGTCCGTGCGGAGCGGAGCAGCCGGAGGGACGCACGAGCCAAGGACAGGACACCGTGGGACAAACCCGGCagagcccccagagcccccagggaACCGGAGCAGCAACCCCAGAAGAAGCGGGACCgggagaagaaggagaggaaggagagacgGCGGGAGCGGGATGAGTCCAGGCGGGAGGGGTGGAAGGGCCGTCCCGGCAGGGCCGAGGGCGGCCGGGAGAGCCCGAGGCGGGACTGGAAGCTGCAGAAGGGCAGGAAGCCCTGGGAGCCGGCGCCGGGCAGGGAcggcagggccagggagggcaAGAGGCGCGACTga